The region GAGTGAAAGGCAGTTCGGCCATAGCGGCTGCCAAATGGGCAGCAAACATGCACACTTAAATTACTTGTAACTCTAAGTCCCTCTGAATCGAAAAATTGTTAGAGAAAAGTTCTGCCACAAATGTTTCCAGAATCTAATCATCACAGCAGCCTAGTAATGCTTGCTCTTTTGCTTGTATTTGCAATCATTCATAGTGGAGGAGCTGCTCTAAGGGTTAAGGCAGAGTCTTTTATTGGACCAAGGCTATGGAGACTGATTTTTGCTTCTTTAAGTATTCCACTAGCAGTTTTATTGATTTCTTACTTCTTAGCTCATCGTTATGATGGGATTCGTCTTTGGAATCTTCAAGGTGTACCTGGAATGGTCCCATTTATTTGGTGCATTTCAGCAATAAGCTTTTTGTTTTTGTATCCAGCTACCTATAACCTTTTAGAAATTCCTGCTTTAGCAAAACCTCAAGTAAAACTTTATGAAACTGGGATAATAAGGGTTAGCAGACATCCTCAAGCAATTGGTCAAATACTTTGGTGCTTAGCACATGGACTTTGGATTGGGAGCAGTTTCATGCTTGTTACCTCTGCTGGTCTCATAGGCCATCATTTATTTGCTGTTTGGCATGGTGATAGAAGGTTAAGGGCAAAATTTGGAGAAGATTTTGAAAAAATTAAAAAGAATACATCAGTAATTCCTTTTATTGCCGTCTTAGATGGCAGACAAAAATTGCAATTGAAAGAATTTATACGTCCTTCACAGTTGGGGATATTGCTTGCAGTGGCTACGTTCTGGTGGTCTCATCGTTTTATTACATTGGGAACGGAATTGTTTTTATCTTCCAAGTTCTCAGAACTGTTTCCTTGAAATGTCTACACTCACAAGAACATGAAAAAACAGCATGCAATCAGCAGCTGAAATTGCTTGGTTAATTCCATTGCTTCCTTTGCTCGGTGCTCTTGCAT is a window of Prochlorococcus marinus subsp. marinus str. CCMP1375 DNA encoding:
- a CDS encoding NnrU family protein; amino-acid sequence: MFPESNHHSSLVMLALLLVFAIIHSGGAALRVKAESFIGPRLWRLIFASLSIPLAVLLISYFLAHRYDGIRLWNLQGVPGMVPFIWCISAISFLFLYPATYNLLEIPALAKPQVKLYETGIIRVSRHPQAIGQILWCLAHGLWIGSSFMLVTSAGLIGHHLFAVWHGDRRLRAKFGEDFEKIKKNTSVIPFIAVLDGRQKLQLKEFIRPSQLGILLAVATFWWSHRFITLGTELFLSSKFSELFP